In one window of Gossypium arboreum isolate Shixiya-1 chromosome 4, ASM2569848v2, whole genome shotgun sequence DNA:
- the LOC108460250 gene encoding basic leucine zipper 24-like isoform X1: MKTIITKKRNRKGGRQQPNYSLTTDKENMEDGEIELSDHVLLSNTVPSTNFQDSTSVDLIIDEYLKNTRTCSHTHTCNPPGPDVAHSHTCYHTHTQLLTSEDDDYHNNKARSGLNLKPRRSLGNREAVRKYREKKKAHTAYLEEEVKKLRSLNQQLVRKLQGQTILEAEVLRLRSLLVGIRAKVDSELGVFPFHKQCANATILKEGDCGVQSIGDTISLQCQTDLPCFHPHPGSSSSHASIGGSEKVSISLEGNCQPAIVNCQANDHNSNDQC; this comes from the exons ATGAAAACGATAAttacaaagaaaagaaataggaAGGGAGGCAGACAGCAGCCAAACTACTCCTTGACAACTGACAAG GAAAACATGGAGGATGGGGAGATAGAGCTTTCAGACCATGTCCTACTATCAAACACTGTTCCATCCACCAATTTTCAGGATTCAACATCCGTAGATTTAATCATTGATGAATACTTGAAGAATACCAGAACATGTTCTCACACTCACACTTGTAATCCACCGGGCCCTGATGTTGCACATTCACATACATGCTACCATACGCATACCCAACTTCTTACATCTGAAGATGATGATTACCACAACAATAAAGCCCGCTCTGGTTTGAATTTGAAACCAAGAAGGTCTTTGGGGAACAGAGAAGCAGTTCGGAAATATAGAGAGAAAAAGAAGGCACACACTGCTTATCTTGAAGAGGAAGTGAAGAAATTGCGATCACTGAACCAGCAACTTGTTAGAAAATTACAAGGACAGACCATCCTTGAAGCAGAGGTTTTGAGGCTGCGAAGCCTTTTGGTAGGcattagagcaaaggttgatagCGAGTTGGGTGTTTTCCCCTTCCACAAACAGTGTGCCAATGCCACTATTTTGAAGGAAGGTGATTGCGGGGTGCAGTCCATTGGTGATACAATTAGTCTACAATGTCAGACCGATTTGCCATGCTTCCATCCACATCCAGGTTCATCATCATCACATGCAAGCATTGGTGGAAGTGAGAAAGTGAGCATATCCTTGGAAGGAAATTGTCAGCCTGCAATTGTGAACTGTCAAGCTAATGATCATAATTCAAATGACCAGTGTTGA
- the LOC108460250 gene encoding basic leucine zipper 24-like isoform X2 — protein sequence MKENMEDGEIELSDHVLLSNTVPSTNFQDSTSVDLIIDEYLKNTRTCSHTHTCNPPGPDVAHSHTCYHTHTQLLTSEDDDYHNNKARSGLNLKPRRSLGNREAVRKYREKKKAHTAYLEEEVKKLRSLNQQLVRKLQGQTILEAEVLRLRSLLVGIRAKVDSELGVFPFHKQCANATILKEGDCGVQSIGDTISLQCQTDLPCFHPHPGSSSSHASIGGSEKVSISLEGNCQPAIVNCQANDHNSNDQC from the coding sequence ATGAAGGAAAACATGGAGGATGGGGAGATAGAGCTTTCAGACCATGTCCTACTATCAAACACTGTTCCATCCACCAATTTTCAGGATTCAACATCCGTAGATTTAATCATTGATGAATACTTGAAGAATACCAGAACATGTTCTCACACTCACACTTGTAATCCACCGGGCCCTGATGTTGCACATTCACATACATGCTACCATACGCATACCCAACTTCTTACATCTGAAGATGATGATTACCACAACAATAAAGCCCGCTCTGGTTTGAATTTGAAACCAAGAAGGTCTTTGGGGAACAGAGAAGCAGTTCGGAAATATAGAGAGAAAAAGAAGGCACACACTGCTTATCTTGAAGAGGAAGTGAAGAAATTGCGATCACTGAACCAGCAACTTGTTAGAAAATTACAAGGACAGACCATCCTTGAAGCAGAGGTTTTGAGGCTGCGAAGCCTTTTGGTAGGcattagagcaaaggttgatagCGAGTTGGGTGTTTTCCCCTTCCACAAACAGTGTGCCAATGCCACTATTTTGAAGGAAGGTGATTGCGGGGTGCAGTCCATTGGTGATACAATTAGTCTACAATGTCAGACCGATTTGCCATGCTTCCATCCACATCCAGGTTCATCATCATCACATGCAAGCATTGGTGGAAGTGAGAAAGTGAGCATATCCTTGGAAGGAAATTGTCAGCCTGCAATTGTGAACTGTCAAGCTAATGATCATAATTCAAATGACCAGTGTTGA
- the LOC108460250 gene encoding basic leucine zipper 24-like isoform X3, with amino-acid sequence MEDGEIELSDHVLLSNTVPSTNFQDSTSVDLIIDEYLKNTRTCSHTHTCNPPGPDVAHSHTCYHTHTQLLTSEDDDYHNNKARSGLNLKPRRSLGNREAVRKYREKKKAHTAYLEEEVKKLRSLNQQLVRKLQGQTILEAEVLRLRSLLVGIRAKVDSELGVFPFHKQCANATILKEGDCGVQSIGDTISLQCQTDLPCFHPHPGSSSSHASIGGSEKVSISLEGNCQPAIVNCQANDHNSNDQC; translated from the coding sequence ATGGAGGATGGGGAGATAGAGCTTTCAGACCATGTCCTACTATCAAACACTGTTCCATCCACCAATTTTCAGGATTCAACATCCGTAGATTTAATCATTGATGAATACTTGAAGAATACCAGAACATGTTCTCACACTCACACTTGTAATCCACCGGGCCCTGATGTTGCACATTCACATACATGCTACCATACGCATACCCAACTTCTTACATCTGAAGATGATGATTACCACAACAATAAAGCCCGCTCTGGTTTGAATTTGAAACCAAGAAGGTCTTTGGGGAACAGAGAAGCAGTTCGGAAATATAGAGAGAAAAAGAAGGCACACACTGCTTATCTTGAAGAGGAAGTGAAGAAATTGCGATCACTGAACCAGCAACTTGTTAGAAAATTACAAGGACAGACCATCCTTGAAGCAGAGGTTTTGAGGCTGCGAAGCCTTTTGGTAGGcattagagcaaaggttgatagCGAGTTGGGTGTTTTCCCCTTCCACAAACAGTGTGCCAATGCCACTATTTTGAAGGAAGGTGATTGCGGGGTGCAGTCCATTGGTGATACAATTAGTCTACAATGTCAGACCGATTTGCCATGCTTCCATCCACATCCAGGTTCATCATCATCACATGCAAGCATTGGTGGAAGTGAGAAAGTGAGCATATCCTTGGAAGGAAATTGTCAGCCTGCAATTGTGAACTGTCAAGCTAATGATCATAATTCAAATGACCAGTGTTGA